In Symbiobacterium terraclitae, a genomic segment contains:
- a CDS encoding YbaB/EbfC family nucleoid-associated protein — translation MIPGGGNMQQIMKQVQKMQKNVAKAQEEIAKMTVEGTAGGGTVKVVVTGDRRVTAVTLAPEVVDPEDIEMLQDLIVAAISDGMKKAEELAEAEMKKVLPGGLPSFPGLF, via the coding sequence ATGATTCCGGGTGGCGGCAACATGCAGCAGATCATGAAGCAGGTCCAGAAGATGCAGAAGAACGTGGCCAAGGCGCAGGAGGAGATCGCCAAGATGACCGTTGAGGGCACCGCCGGCGGCGGCACCGTCAAGGTGGTCGTCACCGGCGACCGACGGGTCACGGCGGTCACCCTGGCGCCGGAGGTCGTGGATCCCGAGGACATCGAGATGCTCCAGGACCTGATCGTGGCGGCGATCAGCGACGGGATGAAGAAGGCCGAGGAGCTGGCCGAGGCCGAGATGAAGAAGGTCCTTCCGGGCGGACTGCCCAGCTTCCCCGGCCTCTTCTAG